One genomic segment of Deinococcus sp. LM3 includes these proteins:
- a CDS encoding polymer-forming cytoskeletal protein: MQTSDLFRSAATGLIALTLGGGASAVEGRSGDTVTVARSETIQDDLYVAGNDVRIDGTVNGDLFVSGRTVTITGEVRGNVSGAGETLSLSGRVSQSARFAGSTVRIREGARIGRDLLAAGSEVVTAPGAVIGRDVAVGASQARLDGRVTRNAYVGANGIEVGGVIGGNARMAVGNTVVNPGRWMASGSPGLRFTGAGKIAGDLTLQRAGANAEALPAGVVGGQVVYAPVQGVTVQARPGVFAGFLSTLAGVVLAGLLLLWLARPRLQVVWDRLRAAPGASLGFGTLGVIGLPVGAFLALLVLGLVAGALTLLRLGGLGVPLALFGTPVVLGGAALIAWASLLGAQGFAAYLMGTWLMHALRPQAAATPVPATLIGAVLVALLLQIPVLGALLTLGALLLSLGAFWLTLSGPPRRPGVPRVGAPQVA; this comes from the coding sequence ATGCAAACCAGTGATCTGTTCAGAAGTGCCGCGACCGGTCTGATCGCTCTGACCCTCGGCGGCGGCGCGTCGGCTGTCGAGGGGCGGAGCGGCGACACCGTCACTGTGGCCCGGTCCGAGACCATTCAGGACGACCTGTACGTGGCCGGGAACGACGTGCGGATCGACGGCACCGTCAACGGCGACCTGTTCGTCAGTGGCCGCACCGTCACCATCACCGGCGAGGTGCGCGGCAACGTGTCTGGTGCCGGCGAGACGCTGAGCCTGTCGGGCAGGGTGTCGCAGTCGGCGCGCTTCGCGGGTTCGACCGTCCGTATTCGGGAGGGCGCCAGGATCGGGCGGGACCTGCTCGCTGCCGGCTCCGAGGTCGTGACGGCTCCGGGGGCCGTGATCGGACGGGACGTGGCCGTGGGCGCCTCGCAGGCCCGGCTGGACGGCCGCGTGACCCGCAACGCGTACGTCGGGGCGAACGGAATCGAGGTCGGAGGCGTGATCGGCGGCAACGCGAGGATGGCCGTCGGGAACACGGTCGTCAATCCAGGCCGGTGGATGGCGTCCGGCAGTCCCGGCCTGCGTTTCACGGGGGCCGGGAAGATCGCGGGTGACCTGACCCTCCAGCGTGCCGGGGCGAACGCAGAGGCCCTGCCTGCCGGGGTGGTGGGCGGGCAGGTCGTGTACGCCCCGGTGCAAGGCGTGACCGTTCAGGCCCGCCCGGGCGTGTTCGCCGGGTTCCTGAGCACCCTTGCCGGCGTTGTGCTTGCTGGACTGCTGCTGCTCTGGCTGGCCCGGCCCCGGCTGCAGGTCGTGTGGGACCGGTTGCGCGCTGCTCCCGGGGCGAGCCTCGGGTTCGGGACGCTGGGCGTGATCGGCCTGCCGGTCGGGGCTTTCCTGGCCCTGCTGGTCCTCGGGTTGGTGGCCGGCGCGTTGACCCTGCTGCGCCTGGGTGGCCTGGGCGTGCCGCTGGCGCTGTTCGGGACACCCGTGGTGCTGGGCGGCGCCGCCCTGATCGCCTGGGCTTCACTGCTGGGCGCGCAGGGGTTCGCGGCGTACCTGATGGGCACGTGGCTCATGCATGCCCTGCGGCCCCAGGCGGCCGCGACGCCGGTCCCCGCCACGCTCATCGGCGCGGTCCTGGTCGCCCTGCTGCTTCAGATTCCGGTGCTGGGCGCGCTCCTGACTCTGGGCGCCCTGCTTCTGAGCCTGGGGGCGTTCTGGCTGACGCTGAGTGGCCCTCCCCGGCGGCCGGGCGTTCCGCGGGTCGGCGCGCCGCAGGTCGCGTGA
- a CDS encoding CPBP family intramembrane glutamic endopeptidase, producing MKRRPFAERHPLWFVALLQLAVTVVYGLTGAAAQIASLPEGFVSVTANVVLGLLAAGLLGRLGWWGAAGYTRPVRSRDLLWFLPLLLPVAFSVAAGTEFRGLTSTAGLLVSALLIGFTEETIFRGLMLTALRGRGVWTAVIVTSVLFGGSHVLNLLSGQSGSQILVQVAYALAVGFCFAAVAVRTAVIWPLVPVHALIDFASFAGRDGAAPAWDAAAGIGLTVAFAFYGLFLMRGRQRPVTLAIP from the coding sequence ATGAAACGGCGCCCGTTCGCCGAGCGGCACCCGCTATGGTTCGTGGCGCTACTGCAACTCGCCGTGACGGTGGTGTACGGACTGACCGGCGCCGCCGCGCAGATCGCCAGTCTGCCGGAAGGGTTCGTGAGCGTCACTGCCAACGTGGTCCTGGGACTGCTGGCGGCCGGGTTGCTGGGCCGACTGGGCTGGTGGGGCGCGGCCGGATACACGCGCCCGGTCCGGTCACGTGACCTGCTGTGGTTCCTGCCCCTGCTGCTGCCCGTCGCCTTCAGCGTCGCGGCAGGCACGGAGTTCCGGGGCCTGACCAGCACGGCGGGACTGCTGGTTTCGGCCCTGCTGATCGGTTTCACGGAGGAAACCATCTTCCGGGGCCTGATGCTCACCGCCCTGCGGGGCCGGGGAGTGTGGACGGCGGTAATCGTCACCTCCGTGCTGTTCGGGGGGTCGCACGTGCTGAACCTGCTCTCGGGACAGAGTGGCTCACAGATCCTGGTTCAGGTCGCCTACGCGCTGGCCGTGGGCTTCTGCTTCGCCGCCGTCGCCGTCCGGACCGCAGTGATCTGGCCGCTGGTGCCCGTGCACGCCCTGATCGACTTCGCCAGTTTCGCTGGACGCGACGGGGCCGCGCCCGCGTGGGACGCCGCCGCCGGTATCGGCCTCACCGTGGCTTTCGCGTTCTACGGCCTGTTCCTGATGCGGGGCAGGCAGCGTCCGGTCACCCTGGCAATCCCATGA
- a CDS encoding SHOCT domain-containing protein, with translation MKSGLIPDKGFPEHAATRPAGTTRLEVPMMWNTYQSWFWPVLTVLFLILLSVGVVVFSRWFSNSVDHDVGQNSQRSALSVAAERFARGEITAEEFESIRRRLRA, from the coding sequence ATGAAGTCCGGTCTTATCCCAGACAAGGGTTTCCCCGAGCACGCCGCGACCCGCCCCGCAGGCACGACCCGACTGGAGGTCCCCATGATGTGGAACACGTATCAAAGCTGGTTCTGGCCTGTCCTGACCGTGCTGTTTCTGATCCTTCTGAGCGTGGGCGTGGTGGTGTTCTCCCGCTGGTTCTCGAACAGCGTAGACCACGACGTCGGTCAGAACTCACAGCGGAGCGCGCTGAGCGTCGCTGCGGAACGTTTCGCGCGGGGCGAGATCACCGCCGAGGAATTTGAGTCCATCAGGCGGAGGCTACGGGCATGA
- a CDS encoding cation-translocating P-type ATPase produces MNPPQDGTAGTMRGLTTAAATESRTAHGRNVFSAGHRTGVLVTLRQVFTEPMFLLLLLTCAVYLGLGQTTEGATLGAALVAVGGISVYQQRRSDRALGALRDLTQPTAQVWRDGAPVTLAIADLVVGDVLLVTEGSRLPADGTVHDPNDFTVDEAVLTGESVTVSKAAGDAVFAGTGAATGRAWMTVTAVGAQTELGRIGRSLETIQTVKTPLQVQINTFVLRMAWIGVGAFVLVCGVNYARSGDWVSALLFGLTLAMAVLPEEIPVAFSSFMALGAARLGRLGVLTRQPQTVESLGSATVICTDKTGTLTQEGMTLRQVYDAATQTLLPVPGAGAASAVLVSARLASETAPFDPMERAIAVAYVAAGPAGAQTLAPMIHEYPLGGVPPMMTHVRQAAGQAMTVTAKGAVERILGVCRADTATSARVREVARELSAQGYRVLGVAQATPTPGGFPERQDDFAWTLSGLIALENPPKANAGAVIRAFGEAGIVVKLITGDSPETAQAIARQVGIPAAGTVLTGEQVMAMKPDTLRGQAGATAVFARMFPEAKLRVVEALKAAGEVVAMTGDGVNDAPALKAAHIGVAMGQRGSEVARQAASLVLVRDDLGGMVDAVAQGRRIYSNLQKAVAYIVAIHIPIILTVAAPLLLGWRLENLLSPIHIIVLELVMGPTCSVAFENEPAEPGQMRRPPRRLNASFLAGRELGRSVAQGLGITLAVLGIYLAAMTQGQDAPVVRTLVFTTLVLSNILLVLVSRSFTLSAVRTLRTPNRVLWLLLGLTLALLLTTLFFGPAQRLFGFAPVPAASLGWCALAALLGVGWIEGFKAAGRAWPRPPITQEPAPGA; encoded by the coding sequence ATGAACCCGCCGCAGGACGGCACGGCCGGGACCATGCGCGGCCTCACCACAGCGGCGGCCACGGAGTCGCGGACCGCGCACGGGCGCAACGTGTTCAGTGCCGGTCACCGAACTGGCGTGCTGGTGACGCTGCGGCAGGTGTTCACGGAACCGATGTTTCTGCTGCTGCTGCTGACCTGCGCGGTGTACCTCGGGCTGGGCCAGACGACGGAGGGGGCGACGCTGGGGGCGGCGCTGGTGGCGGTGGGCGGGATCTCGGTGTACCAGCAGCGTCGCAGCGACCGGGCCCTGGGAGCGCTGCGAGACCTGACGCAGCCCACCGCGCAGGTGTGGCGGGACGGCGCGCCCGTGACCCTCGCCATCGCCGATCTGGTGGTGGGGGACGTGCTGCTGGTCACCGAGGGGAGCCGCCTGCCGGCCGACGGCACCGTGCACGACCCCAACGACTTCACGGTGGACGAGGCAGTCCTGACCGGCGAATCGGTAACGGTCAGCAAGGCGGCCGGCGACGCGGTGTTCGCCGGGACGGGCGCCGCGACCGGCCGCGCGTGGATGACCGTGACGGCCGTGGGCGCGCAGACCGAACTGGGCCGGATCGGGCGCAGCCTGGAGACCATCCAGACCGTGAAGACGCCCCTGCAGGTGCAGATCAACACCTTCGTGCTGCGCATGGCGTGGATCGGGGTGGGGGCCTTCGTGCTGGTCTGCGGGGTCAATTACGCCCGCTCCGGGGACTGGGTGAGCGCCCTGCTGTTCGGGCTGACCCTGGCCATGGCTGTGCTGCCCGAGGAGATCCCGGTGGCGTTCAGTTCCTTCATGGCGCTGGGCGCCGCCCGCCTCGGCCGGCTGGGCGTGCTGACCCGGCAGCCGCAGACGGTCGAGAGCCTCGGCTCGGCCACCGTGATCTGCACGGACAAGACCGGCACCCTGACCCAGGAGGGCATGACCCTGCGGCAGGTCTACGACGCGGCCACGCAGACCCTGCTACCCGTACCCGGTGCGGGCGCCGCGAGTGCGGTGCTCGTCTCGGCGCGACTGGCGAGCGAGACCGCGCCGTTCGACCCGATGGAGCGGGCCATCGCCGTGGCGTACGTGGCCGCCGGTCCGGCCGGCGCGCAGACGCTGGCGCCCATGATCCATGAGTACCCGCTGGGCGGCGTGCCCCCGATGATGACCCACGTCCGGCAGGCGGCCGGTCAGGCCATGACCGTGACGGCCAAGGGCGCGGTCGAGCGCATCCTGGGGGTGTGCCGCGCGGACACCGCCACGTCGGCGCGCGTCCGTGAGGTGGCCCGGGAACTCTCGGCGCAGGGGTACCGCGTGCTGGGCGTCGCGCAGGCCACGCCCACGCCGGGCGGCTTCCCGGAGCGGCAGGACGACTTCGCGTGGACGCTGTCCGGCCTGATCGCGCTGGAGAACCCGCCCAAGGCCAATGCCGGCGCCGTGATCCGCGCGTTCGGGGAGGCCGGGATCGTGGTCAAACTGATCACCGGCGACTCGCCCGAGACGGCGCAGGCCATCGCCCGGCAGGTCGGGATTCCGGCGGCCGGCACCGTCCTGACCGGCGAGCAGGTCATGGCCATGAAGCCGGACACCCTGCGGGGGCAGGCGGGCGCCACCGCCGTGTTCGCCCGGATGTTCCCGGAAGCGAAACTGCGCGTCGTGGAGGCCCTGAAGGCTGCGGGCGAGGTGGTCGCCATGACCGGCGACGGCGTGAACGACGCCCCGGCCCTCAAGGCGGCCCATATCGGCGTGGCGATGGGACAGCGCGGCAGTGAGGTCGCCCGGCAGGCCGCGTCCCTGGTGCTGGTGCGCGACGACCTGGGCGGCATGGTGGACGCCGTGGCGCAGGGCCGCCGCATCTACTCGAACCTGCAGAAGGCCGTCGCGTACATCGTCGCCATTCACATTCCGATCATCCTGACGGTGGCCGCGCCACTCCTGCTGGGCTGGCGGCTGGAGAACCTGCTGAGTCCCATCCATATCATCGTGCTGGAACTGGTGATGGGGCCGACCTGCTCGGTCGCCTTCGAGAACGAACCCGCCGAGCCCGGGCAGATGCGCCGCCCGCCGCGCCGGCTGAACGCCAGTTTCCTCGCCGGACGCGAGCTGGGCCGCAGCGTGGCGCAGGGCCTGGGCATCACGCTGGCCGTCCTGGGGATCTACCTCGCCGCCATGACCCAGGGGCAGGACGCGCCCGTGGTGCGCACCCTGGTCTTCACGACCCTGGTTCTGAGCAACATCCTGCTCGTGCTGGTGAGCCGCTCGTTCACCCTCTCGGCGGTGCGGACGCTGCGGACGCCCAACCGGGTGCTGTGGCTCCTGCTGGGACTGACGCTCGCGCTGCTGCTGACCACGCTCTTCTTCGGCCCCGCCCAGCGG